The Branchiostoma lanceolatum isolate klBraLanc5 chromosome 17, klBraLanc5.hap2, whole genome shotgun sequence genome contains the following window.
GTTGTGGTTCTAGGAAATTAaagggaccatccatttcacATGGGGAAAGGGTACCATCCAGATCATCTAGACCCTAGAGGATGGGAGAGAGGGACCATGCATTCTATGTCTGGTTGTGTCTGAACATCccttttatgctgatttgaggGAGGGGAGAAAGCATCAATTTTCCCCAAAATCTGGTCTGAAATATAAACTTCACACCTGGTTTCAAACTGTTTATTTGATAGCAGTTCTTAACAAGGCGGAGGAATGCAAAGTGCACAATGTGTTACAAAAAGGCAAAAGAGCACAAAACCTATTGAATACAAGGCTAAGTGTGTACAAAAGACCTTTTTACaaacaatgtaaaacaagaaacaaatcaTTTTATAGCGAGTACAAAGACTGCGAATTTAGATGCCAGTACATGATTTGACTTCCGGTGCTTACAGTACGCCACATGGACACAAAGTACATTCTTATCTTCTAACAGTATGACAGTGGctcgttactctccaagcagaggttcggctctggctgtGTTTTGACGCAGTTTTAGGCGTCTCTATCGGGCTTTCTTTttatgtcccgttttctttacgTTGCCAAGTCGCCGAAattctgcttgtagagtagtgGCTCGTGACTTAAGCTAAAAATGCTAAGCTTAGAGAAAAATTTTAAGATTACCAAGTAATGCTAACTATGCTAAAAAAAGCTACACTAAACATGCTAACtaaaatgcaaaatattctaAGCTACAAATGCTAACTAATGCTTGCTTCGCTAAAAAAATATATGCAGTAAATGCTGATAATGTCAATCCAGGGTACAGAGGTAGCTTTGAACATTTTGGACTGTCTTTTTGAAGTCCTTTTGCAGCTTAAGGCTAAGGTATCAGTCAGATAGTGTTTGTTAGTGTGTCTgtgttgtgtgcgtgtgtacatTAGTATGtaattgtttgtgtgtatgtgtgtgcgttccAACATAAGCCAAAGCCTTAATATAACTAGGCAAAACTTGAACAGGACTTAGAAATGCAAACTACCTCTATACCATAAATGGGCATTATCAACATCtactagatttttttaaaaatgcagaaaagacaaaaaacaggctctccaaccacctgccttcctttcCGGCCCTGTGTCGTTGTCTtagttcgggactccaagatacgacacaaggcaaattacgTAATGGCCTTAAGGTTCCCGACGACCCACTGACCACCACGTAAACAGAAcggacaacagatggtagaagaaGCCAAGCAGTCATaaactaacagaaccaggaaaatccATGTTGACCCTACCTAACACATAGTAAGCTTAACTAGACATATCTAATGCTACGGTTactgggtcacatttccaagccgggccCGAAcaggctgtttgcgaaaacaataaaaaaatgcatatcaagagtatttattttacatttgtgtgttttgttgtcttttatagcGCCTTTTTCCGTTCCCGCAAGCTTTGGAAATGTTCCCTTAAAGCATAACATAGTAAATATAACATATACAACAATCATGTATACAATACATTTAATGTACTaagtacactttgcattctatAATAGGTACAAGAACTTCATATTGAGACTGCTGGGGGCGTGACAGGGAGTTAATCttatttgtgattgtcatttcagttctaggttcaacctagaaatgtacatgtaccatctctgtctacctgaagcattgCCAGCAGAGAGAATCACGATCTCTTGATGGATGAACAGgtgttgagcacattttgatGACACTCTGAGTGACATTGCGGATGGGGGGTTACGACATATCGAAAGCAGTAGCTACTTCTGCACACAGGGCTCCAGCCTATTTCTGCAGTACACAAACCCGATGCATGGTAGCCTCAGTTCCTGTGACTATGTCGACAGCCAGGATTGCTCACGGAGTAACTGCAAAGTACACAATTTCTGAGatcagggatttccctggttctgtcagctcacaactactcaggctctccaaccacctgccttcctttctggccctgtgccgttgtcttggttcgggactccaagatacgaCACCGGGCAAATTACGTAATGGCCTAGGTTCCCGACGACCCACTGAccaccacataaacagaaagaacaacagatggtagaagaagccaagcagtcataagctaacagaaccaggaaaatcccCGTTCTCAGAAACTGTGAACTCCACAATCACTCCGCAAACAATCTCAGACATCGACACAGCCACAGGAACTGAAACAACCACACACCGGGCCAGTGCACTACAGAAACGGGCTGAAGCCCTGTATGCAAAAGTagccaccactcacaaaatgccccaaCACCCTACCAACAACAACACTCAGGATGTCGACAAAACACAGTCAAGCACCCTAccatcaaccaagagattgtgatCATCCCTGCCGACAATGCCTCAGGTACACAAAGGGAACTGTATGTTCAGTTAACGCTATAAATGCAACATCGCAAATCATTAACTTCCCATCAcgccttttttttttagtccCAGCCAAACTCTCTGGAAACATTTTGCACTTCGAACTGCTTCccatgataatgatgcaaacaCTTAACAATTCCAGGTCCAGGTATGGCGTACACACGAGCACCGGTCTTCCTGGATGGCGTACTAGTTGGAAATTGGACGACGGCCTCTCAGAATCAGTCCCACCATGAACATTGGTAGTTGATCCGGGCTTCTTTTACCTAAAAGAAAGTCAAATTACAGAACGAATTAGTTTAAGACAGGCAGACTCAATGAAAATAAACGTCTTCTTGCTTTGTTCTAATCAAAACACTACAAAGGCATGCTTCATGTTCTACCAGGAGTGGACTTAAGTCATGCAGAAGTAAGTTGAAATTAAGGATACTGCCATGACTGCAACACAAAAGTGTGACCTAAACTGGCCAAACTCTGCAATCCCGACTCAAAAAAAGTTACGTCACGATCAGGCTGGAGTAAGTTTTACAGCTTCTACTCACAGTGGTGTCAATCCAGTCATCATCtcgttttttgtgtttgttgtcttcaaTCCATTCAGGttctgcagcagggccagggtGTGCACACATCACCTGCAACATTAACACAAAAGGCTCAACGGCTGTCCAATGGCAAGTTGTAATATGACGTACAATTGGAAGAACTGGACACCTCTGATAAACtgacaaaaataatttcaacTGCATGACCAAAATTTCAAATACAAGATGCAACTGTGGACCAGTGGGCATACGTATGGTTTGTGCAATTGGCAAATACAGATCCATTTTCAATTTGAATCCTACTTTAAAATAAATAATTTAATAATTAAAATTATGAACTAGTGCTAAGCAGGGCCTGCTGTGATATAGGCACAGGTAATGCTCACCTGGATGGTGTCACAAAGTATCCGATACTTGCTGCACTTCATGCACGTCCAGACATGTATGTCAATGGTGCCTCTTCACCATTGCTgctgaaacaaacacaaaagactTATAATTAGTCCAATGGCAAACGGGAATGTGACATAAAATCATATAAAAATCTGATAAAAAGATAATAGTATTGACCAAAATTCCAACCAACAAAATAAGTTCCAACCAAATCGTGCGATGTGCAAGTTACTGCTCAAATTATGCTCAGGTCCCGCACAAACGCATATATATAGAAATAATACATTTCCCAAGAGCAAAGAACAGttgacctaacgttacatttgaaaATTTGCGTTGTGTTCAGGCAATCACAGAACCTTTTACATAATGATTTCTTCCAACACATGTCATTCCGGACCCTCTCCCCGGATTGGTTATCTGTCTGATCAAGGAGGTGGTCTGATGAGATCAATCTCAGTGTAGAGTCTTTCACCCCATTGGTTATCTGTGCTAACAAGATTAATTCTACATCATGGAAGTCTACCGACACAGTTTCATTGACACGCTTAAACACCGTAAAGACGCTAAAGCACTCATTCTGAGTCCGAGTTCTGTCACAGAGCACAGTATCGAGAAGTACTAGAAACTTACTGTCGGATGTCGTGGGAAAGGCTGAAGCATCACGCCATAGTAGATATCAATGGCATACGGACTGGCTCCTACTGTTTATCCATGACTCTTACGGCTGGCAGGACCgtgcgaccaaggaggttagaacctCCTTGTGCTACATGGACGAAGCTTACGGAGAGGAACAAGGGGCCAGCCCGGGCGGATGCACTAAGCCGGGCCCGGCGGCAGGCGAAGTCTCGAGCAGAAGAGACACGATCTTGCCATGCTGGTTGCTGATCGAGAATGGACCTTTCCAGCTCGGGGGAAAGGCTACTAAAGTGGACGAGTGGAAAATTACTGCcctgtgattggtcaattgcCAGAATTCTGGCTCGTGATTGGTTGCAGAAATGCACAttggttgtcatggtgatgtcACTCCGTACTCTCTCCCCGGATTGGTTATCtgtctgatcaaggaggttttatatagaaggagagcggacgagctaagtctctattgtactatgcgtgtaacgggtgtgaaaagtcaatgtcgcgtcaaggtgcGAATTACCCCGATATGCATACACCCCACGCCCAGCTTGgcgactttgctttgttttcacggGTGCGACCAAGGAGGCATAATGACTCTGTAGAGCAACTTCGATCTTTTTTTCAGCAGTtacttttgaggaggacttggaaacatttgagttacaagaatgcaacgtggaagatgatctcTCTAACGGCGAGAATCAAAGCACTATGTGGCAACCAACGCTGCCGCCGGCAGCCGCGGTACATTTGATTGCGaagtctatataaaacctccttggtttgatgaGATTAACCTCACTCTAGAGTCTTTCACCCCATTGGTTATCTGTGCTAACAAGATTAATAcggagatctttattgacacaacaaaagcacagcgactttcgtgaggtctactacatacatacatacaaacgaataagtgcatacaaatgagtttgattacatacaatcatatgggatagagcaacatgtcgaaatatcacatgtgatatacttatacattgcttgttctaatgtccaaacattctttgatgaatatacctatctgtacacagtaaggattatcacctcctagtatgtaattgaatctatcgacagaacggagcgcattgaattcatttgaacaagcggatataaaggtgaatagctttgagcgtttatccttacatcttgaacaattcatgataaagtgagtcagactttcatcttcaatctcatttgggcagaatggacaacacctttgatcacggggaattttacgataccttccagcttcaatgttcaatttatggctacatattcttatctttgtaattgatctacgaatttcaaaattatgtatgctTGCGAGATACTTTTCTTGTCCATATCTTGTCTTTAAGGCGGAATAAAtggacagttttgaattgttttgaatagaactTGTAAGTTGCATTGTAAGCCATCAGTCGCACCTGGGACGCCAAGATAACGTCCCAGCGGCAAGAAGCCATATCATCGGAACTGGaactacagtagaatccgcttaactgcactgTACATAGTCAAAATCAAACTTACTTTCCAAGGAAACAAATTAGTTTGTTGTTTCTTGGATTGATAACATTAAGACGGACTGGAAGCTAGATCAACGTGAGTCtgaggtagcctctaccaggctccgtcctatcgttgggaaaatagtagaaatcagccgcggcacttcgctatacagggtaggtccgctatacagtaaggttccatttcgatggatggcagattggaccctctctccgtagctaactcccttggcacactattcactctatcaagccaatttctactatttttccagccatcccgcggagcctggtagaggctaagtccGAGGGGAAAGTCTGTTCATTAAGCTTGATTCACACAGTTTAGAATTGGAGTAAAGAaagttcaagttttcctcccagatCTGTTCTCATTTTGAACTGCATTTTACTGGAAACAGTCTGAAAACCAGGAAAACAGTTggtttgggaaagagtatggaagttaaacacacacatcactaccagcggaccagccccctgctgtagtgacttgcacaaatgtgtggcttaagggctatagaaatggagatgggcgccacccctttGCGTCTTATGAAGATGTTTGGGATACTTTAACTAACTAAACATTGGAGGAAGTAGTAGTTTAAGACAAAGTCGGACACATGGTCAAAGTCAATAACAGAAGCAGCTTTATTTGGATCATTCACAAAATGGAAACGCTTTTGGCGACACCTCGCGGGAGTAGCCAATAGCGCCTCAATAAGCCATTGGCAATTCCAGTGGTATCATAACTGTAACGGTCTTTAAAATGTGACATTttaaacttgtgagaagttcttCCAAATTCGAAACAGCAAATGTTTATTTCTCATGTcaaacattgtttaaaaaatgtcATTAGGAATCTGACCACAGTATATTCACTTCCTGACATTCAAATTGTGTCATTTAAAACCTTGGAAAACGTTCTTCCAAATTTTGTCTAGTCTTAACAAACATGCAGaggcaaaaatacatgtaaatggaaGTAGACCCTTTGGAATATTGCCCACATAATGACTTCACTTGCGTCTtcggtgtaacagaccgttcggtgtaatatgaccagcttaTGCcacgctgcgtgcctgcgaagctggtgtgttacgcctaatggcggttataccggctatatagatacagatacagattatacCTAAAACACATTATGGTcacgtttgaggagagccacacctcgagcatataaaagaatccaccacacaTTTCGAAAAGAacaggggtccttcctggtgtgagtggatcaaacaaatctgtccgtatatgcagcttgtactgttcaataaaaacctgctgtgttatgccatgaggcagtttactgggtatacaatacaaacagacaacaaacaaacaaacaaacacactcaaTTTGGTCATATTTCTGAAAACATGTCCGGTATAATTGATCTGTCTCCAGGTTATTAGAAGCAACTGTTAAATGTAAGGCAAAACATGTACTAACTGTGTCTTCGACACAAATAACAGATATAAGTTAGGATATGTACACAACATTTATAAACCTCATAGAAAAATTGGTCTTATATATCATTTCTTAATTAAAACCAATGACTACAGCAGCAAGCTTTACATCATGGGCAGCTTTTTCTTCCAACTGAATACCACACCCCAAaataattttatcaggttggtagaatacaGGGtttaggagattctttttacacaaccaggtaatctcacctgctaacgtttcagtgtctatcagacaccttcttcagagcttctgactggagtattgCTTCTCACCgatataagtagccgatgtaggtggcgcttttgcggtgagaacactgtcccaaacgtggctaagtttgtatccgaaacattagcaggtgagattacctggttgtgtaaaaagaatctcctatgcCCTGTATACCACACAAAATTTCCTTGTTCTCCGATTTTTGCATATTTCCACTTGTTGGTTAAACTCTGACAATTTTGGGATTGATAGACCTTCTGAATGATACATGTGATTATCTTTTTAAAACATAGTGAAATAGGAtttttggagtttctttttacacaaccaggaatctcacctgctgacgtttcagtgtctatcagacaccttcttcagagcttctgactggagtactgcttctcaccgctataagtagccgatgtaggtggtgcttttgaggtgagaacactgtcccaaacgtggctaagtttgtatccaaaacattagcaggtgagattgctgtgtaaaaagaatctcctatagcCTGTATACCACACAAAATTTCCAATTTTTGCGTTTTTCCGATTGTTGGTTTAACTACGGTATGACCATTTTCTGGATTGATATAGCTTCTGAATGATACATGTGATTATCTTTTTAAAACATAGTGAAATAGGTTAAACGAGAAATACAATTGGGATGGCCTTATTTTGACTATTAAAAGCTGCAAAAGCTATTTATCATATATTACAGGGCTATACAAGATTGCAGCTTTTTAACATTGTACAAActtcaaatattgttttgtCTCCTTTAAGCTTAGTCCTTAGCAGCAGTTAGAAGAACCGgataaatattcttttttcactTTGAAGAAATTCCCAATGCCTATCTACCTAACATTAGGACAGTTATAAAACCTACCAGATTGCAAAAATGTTGACTAAAAGTAAAATCTAAAGCCTCGTATGATAAAAAAACCAATGATAACTGCTAAAGAAGAACTAGGCTGAGATCATACATAGATAAGCTAACATTGTGGGAGATAACTAATGGAAAAAGAAGCCATAGAAGGCCAAGGAAAACACTACACCAACAAACTTACAGACAATGAAAATGTGGACGGAAATTCAACAGTTGCTGGAATGAAGGAAAGACATGAAAATCATTAAGTCATGGAATGGTTTTGAATGAACTTGATGGAGTGAGAGAATGAGacagtgagtgagtaaatgaatgagtgagtgagtgaacaaGTGAGTGCACTAAGTGCAGGTTTTGATCAAATAGCTACGTAAAaagatacaatatatataaatatagaaCACGACGTAATACAAAGCTATCTGCTTGGAAAATTCGAAGTTCTGGAAGATGTTTTCACAAAACATTTTGTCATTGGTCTTCTTGAGGATGATACAATATCATCTTTTAACCTTCTCTATGCTTGGCAAACATTCATGAACCAAATTTGAATCAGTAACAGCAGAAGttaggagggttagggttaaagcTCTAGAATgaagtaaaacaacatttctCTTGGAGAAAAATGAGACCAAACTACATTCAACATTTCTTAACCATCTACCTGCTAAGTGTAATTATGATTATTTATAGTTCTTGAATATCTACGTTGAATATCTTTGATTAGCAAAACCTTATTGGAATAGTAATACATCTTAAAGTTTATATTATTACATTTAAGTAATAAAGTCTTATCTAATCTTAtttcttaagtacatgtatctacctcTACCCCTtgtagttaggccatgttgatttgattatatggatgacatcttcaaAAACTGATGCATGTATGCGAaaaaaggttgaacaaatgcacACAGAGTACGGTATACAGAGCAATAGattcttctttgattttggaatGGACTTTTGCATTCTATGACATCAGTGACCGTTTCCCAATATCTTTTTCAATATATGGCAAGTATTTaatgctcattttgcagctgctttgtcaCCCCGACcgatcaaaccacgtgaatcgctttgaaactcagattcgtatcagccatgacccgacaaatcgctttctaacttgcgttaacgactacatcggaccaaacaaactcgccagtgagatggtggaaggtgtctgcttccaaaagatgttttcagattgacaattttggcactttggaagtgattgaatccgcccgcgatttaacgtttagagaaaagtagtagaaactatttttttctaaacggtCGGAGTGTTTGTACAGTGGAAAacattttttgtcggggaatgGACAAAGCCTGATGCGCACGGGTGTCATCcttataaacaaataaacacggCCTGACAAAATCTTATCCAAGGAACAACATTAAACATTTCTTAACTAACTTCACATCATTTCTTAAAGATTTCTCCCTTCCTTGGTTCCTCAATCCTCCGCCATACGGGAGTATCTCGTCGGCAGTCTCACAACACAACACGCGACTCCCGCCGCGGCCTGAGGCAGGCTCGCCTCCCGTCTCCATATATTATCCTCCGGCCTGTACGACTGCGAACTGCCGATCACGTCCCTATTGTTCCAATCATAACCTCCCAAGAGGAAGATTTTATCGTCTATAACCGCCACGCCCGCTTCGCTTTGCCCGGTTAGCATCGGCGCGATGGCTGTCCATTGGTCGGAGGCTGGGCAGTAGGATTCCGCGGTTAGAACGTGAAGTCTCGCATCGCCGATGTCGCCGCCCATTACGTAGAGTTTGTCTCCGAGCGTCGCCATGCAGTGCCAGATGCGCCCGGTCGTCATGGGAGCACGACACTGCCAGGCGTTCTGTTCGGGGTCGTAGAACTGAAGAACGCGTTCGTGGGGAACGTTGTTCATGGAGGTTCCGTAGCCGCCGCTGGTGTAGAGCTTCCCGTCGCAGACGCAGCCCGCGTGGCCCGTGCTGTACCCGCGTAGAGGCGCCACGTACATCCATCTGTCAAtacatcaatcaatccatcaatccatcaatcaatcaactaacCAATCAATCATCTAATGAGTAGGCAATACATGTCTAAGTTTTGGTCAAGTTTGTCTTTGAAAATGCAATGGATGTACATTGAAACAGACTGATAGTTAGGTTGTGTTATATTATGCTGCTTTTATAAATGATATTCATTGCTTTGTTTGTGATTTGTAGGGCTTACAAGTCTTAGCAATATATGTCTTGCTACTTGcactgtaatgttttatgtgttgGTCATGACACCAGCAACAACTGCCAGTATCCAGCGTACGCGTGTATTGCCTTTGTTGCAATcccaataaaatcaaatcaaaaagtTCCAAATGAACATGTCGATTGAAAACAATCTctattgtagaaagtctgtgccttggtacacacagtttagAGGTGTGAATATAGTCACACTCAAGTCTTCCTTCCAGCCCTGACTGTTTTAATCTTGTCGGCTAGCTTAATCTTTACTCCAAAATTTCAAAGGACCAGGGAATCTAGTGTATTGAGTCTTAAAATCCAGTCACCAGTAAACAGACGAGACAGTTCGTACCTTGGTTTCAGGGAGAGATTATTGTtcgattcaagttttccttcaggcttctgttttcatcttgtcctgTTGCTAAATTTGCATTTAAATTTCTGAGAGCCAAGTTCTGAATCCTAAGAAAACACAGTCACCTGTTTTCCCTCGGAAGGAAGGCCTCCACAGACTTGAGGTTCTGTTCCTTGTTCCTTCCACCGACGGCGTAAAGCCTGCCCCCTAGCGCGCTCAGGTGGAAGTGCGCCCGCTTCTCGTGCATGGACTTCATCCGCAGCCACGTGCCTTCAAGATGCGAAAATAAAAAGGGTTTAGATATTAAGGAAAGATGATGTTAAGTCAGATATTAAGGAAAGATGATGTTAAGTCAGATATTAAGGAAAGATGATGTTAAGTCAGAGTTCCTGTGTTTAAGGAAAACCACACCTTGGAACACAAAAAGAACCCCCACACAAATCTACAACAATCGAGGATGTATCAGACAATGCTggcaaatatatatacatgtatatatatcctCATACCGGGGCACATGCCTACTGTTATAGATAAGTGTGTGGGTTCTTAAGCATACACAGAAAAGATAACAATACAAAGAAGCAGCTCAATGTCCGTACCTGTCCATACGTCGTAGCGAGAGCACATGgccacagacagacaaacacgcacacacacagacacacaaagacATATAGCccatcaaaaacaatacttgtATAAAGTGTATAAAGAGAGTAGCTGACtgtatgtaccggtacctgtcCATATGTCATAGTGTGAACACATACCAAGagatgcacacacgcacacacacgtatgcacacaaacataaacacagaTAATTACagagacagacaggcacacacgcacacagaatttttttcacacagagactgacagacacacatacacacaaacaaaaaatgcaaaaacaaaacttgtATTGTGGACttcaaaaattacatgtatctgactGACGTACCTGTCCATACATCGTAGCGAGAGCACATAGCCACCGCCCCGTCCCCGGATGGGTACTGGATGGACTGCCCCCCCACCACGTAGATGAAGTTATCCATGGTGGCGACTCCATGGTGACATCTTCCCTCATCCATTGTGCCGATCTCAAACCATCTCTGGACCACAaggagaaatacatgtatgtgtctataTTATTTGGTATGAAGGTAAAagcaaaggtagtcccatagcctttttgaggcagtatgggcagtgggttgttatccactgtgtctagggcacggtattggaaggtggagcccatccctctccttctaccgccTCTTAACTCCAACCCaagtcatgtacccatttttaGACTTGGCTGATGTgagaaaagttgtgtaaagtgcctttcccagtgACGCCAACACAAAGCCACTGAGGAAATAATGTTTCTGCATATTTACACATTGGTGACTAGcgagatatacatatacaaaacaGAAAGTAGTAAACACCattatatgatataaaaaatcgcatgtccagaacatgaaatatcaaaactggaagttccgctgcagtaccatagcaagccgtcTCAAGAAgccctacccacataccaagtatcaagacaatccatccaggcatgcttgagttatcgtgtacacagaaGAAAGGAAGAATGGACACACAcgcgaacgctgacgaaaacataacctactAGGCGaaggtctctctctctctctctctctctctctctctcaattttacgtcttttgttccccatcatatgggggttggacgtgcttgcacatggatatgggagccccagaactcctcatcaagtgcaagtctttttttgtagcaagtcagtttttacggctggatgccctactaacgccaacccaaaccctactgctgggcttaggacatgggaaatatgtgttaagtgcctttcccaagggcacaacgtctgggtgcatgtccggacatgtctgggtactccactggggattgaacctgggtctcatcgGGTTcctagccggatgctctgccactatgctaCACAGACACGAAGGTAAAAAGTTATGAATCCTCGGCATACCATCATCAGTTGACCGTGTACCTTGTCCTTCACCACGCGGTCGTCGGTGTATGGAGTTCCGCCGATGCACACGACGGCCCGCAGGATCGACCGCACGCCGGTTCGCGCCGACTGAAGCTCGTGTTGGCGGTACGGAAGCGTCTGGTAGTTGAACGCCTCGAGGAGAAATTTCCTGCATGTGGAATCGCTGTCCATGATGTCCACAGACTGAACCTGGGGTTAGGGTAGGCgagaagaaatacatgtattttcagatggttttaagtttgtggtgaagaaggcactgtgaaaactgtgaacattaagCCATGTAAAGATTGATATAAGGATATGATATGAGGATTGGTCTTTTCTTGCCAAGATAGCTGATGAAAAATAAGCAGAATACTGTAGTGTAATTGGGATTTGTACTTGTTTTTTATGCAGTGATACAGTTTTTGAAACAAGGCGCaattcagcctctggctgccatatcc
Protein-coding sequences here:
- the LOC136422784 gene encoding kelch-like protein 26; translated protein: MADNYYTRSYVSDEHSDSLLRGLNALRSDSLLCDVTLVADDQGFQAHRAVLASCSDYFKAMFTSGMRESSETHVELKGVSANGLQHVLDFAYTSRLGLSLQIVQDVIGAASHLQVLPIIVIVEQFLAAEINVDNCIAIGQIAANYDLRSVANQVNQFMLMHFKQVSQIDDFLSLPHERIAELLGSDWLLGCTEVEIFHIALRWLRHEPARMAHASQVMENVRFPLMSPGDLVDQVQSVDIMDSDSTCRKFLLEAFNYQTLPYRQHELQSARTGVRSILRAVVCIGGTPYTDDRVVKDKVHGQLMMRWFEIGTMDEGRCHHGVATMDNFIYVVGGQSIQYPSGDGAVAMCSRYDVWTGTWLRMKSMHEKRAHFHLSALGGRLYAVGGRNKEQNLKSVEAFLPRENRWMYVAPLRGYSTGHAGCVCDGKLYTSGGYGTSMNNVPHERVLQFYDPEQNAWQCRAPMTTGRIWHCMATLGDKLYVMGGDIGDARLHVLTAESYCPASDQWTAIAPMLTGQSEAGVAVIDDKIFLLGGYDWNNRDVIGSSQSYRPEDNIWRREASLPQAAAGVACCVVRLPTRYSRMAED